The Desulfobacterales bacterium genomic sequence TGTCTGTCATCTTACAGTCCCAGGTCATTTCTCGGGTTGGTCGGCATGATTTCGGCCATCTTCTTATACAGTTCTTTCTGCTCTGTTGTTTTTGCTTCAGGCACAACTATGCGTAGGTTGACGATCTGGTCGCCCTGTTTTTTTGCTGTCGACAGCCCCCGGCCTTTCAGTCGCAGCTTGTTGCCCCCCTGAGAACCGGCGGGGATTTTCAGCTGAACTTTCCCGCCCAGGGTGGGCACGGTGATGGTTGCGCCCAGGGCCGCTTCCCATGGTGTAATCGG encodes the following:
- a CDS encoding J domain-containing protein, producing PITPWEAALGATITVPTLGGKVQLKIPAGSQGGNKLRLKGRGLSTAKKQGDQIVNLRIVVPEAKTTEQKELYKKMAEIMPTNPRNDLGL